A single genomic interval of Fibrobacter sp. UWB13 harbors:
- the dapF gene encoding diaminopimelate epimerase, with product MSLKFSKWTGLGNDFVLVEPGESFDMTPGKALEQRVIELCDRRFGIGADGVVVVTPINENVKSNEFEMRIFNADGSEAAMCGNATRCVAKFIQSRGLSDDCNFVLHTKSGLVKPSVLPDGRVCVNMGLPREFMGTIKLTADTFDFTGVTVSMGNPHTVIFVDNIEKIQLENWGSILEVDKIFPDRCNIEFAQVINENTIRMRVWERGCGVTMACGTGSCATLVAAQRTGRIGLEADVVLDGGTLHIKHEEGGPVFMTGPAKEVFKGEI from the coding sequence ATGTCTTTAAAATTTTCAAAATGGACTGGTCTCGGCAACGACTTCGTTCTCGTCGAACCTGGTGAGTCTTTCGACATGACTCCGGGCAAGGCTCTGGAACAGCGTGTAATTGAACTTTGCGATAGACGCTTTGGCATTGGCGCTGATGGGGTAGTTGTCGTGACTCCGATAAACGAAAATGTAAAAAGTAACGAATTTGAAATGCGCATCTTCAACGCAGACGGTTCCGAAGCCGCCATGTGCGGAAACGCCACGCGTTGTGTTGCGAAGTTTATCCAAAGTCGCGGTCTTAGCGATGATTGCAATTTTGTCTTGCACACCAAAAGCGGTCTTGTAAAGCCATCCGTTCTGCCGGATGGCCGTGTTTGTGTAAATATGGGCCTCCCGCGCGAATTCATGGGAACAATCAAGCTTACGGCAGACACTTTTGATTTTACGGGCGTAACAGTTTCTATGGGCAACCCGCATACCGTCATCTTCGTAGACAACATCGAAAAAATCCAGCTTGAAAATTGGGGAAGCATCCTCGAAGTAGACAAGATTTTCCCTGACCGTTGCAACATCGAATTTGCACAAGTGATCAACGAAAATACGATCCGCATGCGCGTCTGGGAACGCGGTTGTGGCGTGACGATGGCTTGTGGAACCGGAAGCTGCGCAACGCTTGTTGCCGCCCAGCGCACGGGTCGCATCGGTCTCGAAGCAGACGTTGTCTTGGATGGCGGAACGCTTCACATCAAGCACGAAGAAGGCGGCCCCGTCTTTATGACCGGCCCCGCAAAAGAAGTCTTCAAGGGCGAAATCTAA
- a CDS encoding glutamate synthase subunit beta, with the protein METVQRIQDVYRPVDERVKDVKEVERPLTAVEIVAQAGRCSNCGVPFCHGAGCPLGNLVPEFNEAVAAGDIRKGYDIISKTAFFPEFTGRVCPALCESCCTRNLNDDAVMVRQVEKFMIETAFEEGWVSLPTAEPNGKTAAVIGAGPAGLFAAEALRRKGFAVTVYEKHEKPGGLLRYGIPNWKLEKQVIDRRVALLEAAGIKFICNTEIGKDISAEYIHRNFDYTFLAIGTPNARDLKIPGREAEGIYLALDYLHGAEMPDCKDPEKYNAKGKKVLIIGGGDTGNDCVGKAIREGCKSVLQVEFMPKPPETRSPSTPWPDWPYLLRTSYAHHEGGERRWNVSSKQFIVKDGHVAGVEAVRVEWDMSPLGKPLKPNEVPNSTEIIEADLVVLAMGFTGVPAEGLVNDLGLKLTPRTAIIPDPARNIYAVGDCANGASLVVRAMASAKQVVNRLK; encoded by the coding sequence ATGGAAACAGTACAGAGAATACAAGATGTTTACCGTCCGGTTGATGAACGTGTCAAGGACGTAAAAGAAGTTGAACGCCCGTTGACTGCCGTTGAAATTGTGGCTCAGGCCGGTCGCTGCTCAAATTGCGGCGTGCCTTTCTGCCACGGCGCAGGTTGCCCGCTTGGAAACCTCGTTCCGGAATTTAACGAAGCGGTTGCCGCAGGCGATATCCGCAAGGGTTACGATATCATTAGCAAGACAGCTTTCTTCCCGGAATTCACGGGACGCGTTTGTCCGGCTCTTTGCGAATCTTGCTGCACACGTAACTTGAATGACGATGCTGTGATGGTCCGTCAGGTCGAAAAGTTCATGATCGAAACCGCCTTCGAAGAAGGCTGGGTGAGCCTCCCGACGGCTGAACCGAACGGAAAGACCGCCGCCGTGATTGGCGCTGGTCCTGCAGGCTTGTTTGCTGCCGAAGCACTTCGTCGCAAAGGCTTTGCCGTGACGGTTTACGAAAAGCACGAAAAGCCGGGTGGACTTCTGCGTTACGGCATTCCGAACTGGAAGCTCGAAAAGCAGGTGATTGACCGCCGCGTAGCTCTCCTCGAAGCCGCTGGCATCAAGTTTATTTGCAATACCGAAATCGGCAAGGATATTTCTGCTGAATACATCCACCGCAATTTCGATTACACGTTCCTCGCTATTGGTACGCCGAACGCTCGTGACTTGAAAATCCCGGGCCGTGAAGCCGAAGGCATTTACCTTGCTCTTGATTACTTGCACGGTGCCGAAATGCCTGATTGCAAAGATCCGGAAAAGTACAATGCCAAGGGCAAAAAAGTATTGATCATTGGCGGTGGCGATACGGGTAACGACTGCGTGGGTAAAGCAATTCGTGAAGGATGCAAGAGCGTTCTCCAGGTGGAATTCATGCCGAAGCCGCCTGAGACTCGTTCTCCCTCTACGCCGTGGCCGGATTGGCCGTACTTGTTGCGCACAAGCTACGCACACCACGAAGGCGGCGAACGTCGCTGGAATGTTTCGTCCAAACAGTTTATTGTCAAAGACGGTCATGTGGCCGGTGTCGAAGCAGTCCGTGTCGAATGGGACATGTCTCCGCTCGGCAAGCCGCTCAAGCCGAATGAAGTTCCGAATTCTACGGAAATCATCGAAGCTGATTTGGTCGTGCTCGCCATGGGCTTTACAGGCGTTCCGGCTGAAGGCCTCGTGAACGACTTGGGTTTGAAACTTACGCCACGTACGGCAATCATCCCGGACCCAGCACGTAACATTTACGCGGTCGGTGACTGTGCTAACGGAGCTTCGCTTGTGGTTCGCGCCATGGCAAGCGCTAAGCAGGTCGTAAACCGACTCAAGTAA
- the gltB gene encoding glutamate synthase large subunit, whose translation MQAQALYDPANEHDACGVGLVANINNIASHQIVVQGITVLKRLLHRGATGGDPETGDGAGLLLSMPHKFFHKIYNDLPTRYGVAMIFVENTVAADSADAEIEKLAAAEGAPVVKIREVPVDPSAIGHTARETLPHIRQYIFDGSKFESNEAFEIKLFVLRRLIEKSVKNLYICSCSSKTIVYKGLLLATQIEGFYKDLKDNDFESAIALVHQRYSTNTFPTWPLAHPFRYLAHNGEINTLRGNLNSLKAREPYLKSDRIGEDLQKCLPLIAAGQSDSASLDNMFELLVAAGRSLPHAMLMMMPQAWGAKHYLGRDVRGFFEYESMLMEPWDGPAAVAFSDGVNAGAILDRNGLRPARYTLCKDGLFVMASETGVLDIDDDQVEEKGRLKPGEIIYLDIENHRILKNAEMKALVARSKPYRRWVAENKMSVRGLFSEINPSDVPADLLIQQKRFGYSAEDLSVILQPMAKTGAEPLGSMGNDAALAVLSDKPQPLFNYFKQLFAQVTNPPIDPIREELVMSLTTYIGNHGNILEETPEQAHLIKIPRPVVTEDEIRRFENIGDKSFTAKVLKMQFPIGGNGEVLEEALQKLAGDAIRAVQDGFNIIVLSDKNVDWGYVPMPSLLATACVNRSLVEAGVRPEIGLIVQSGEVREVMHFALLLGYGATVINPYLALESITNMCHTGEINVDPVTAAANYIKAVDKGLLKIMSKMGISTLRSYRSAQIFEAVGLNREFIDKYLPGTASRIEGIGLKEIAQEIDARCHIALADASSVLKEGGQYRYRSEGERHLWTPQSIAAFRQAVQMGDYEKFKAYSKLIDDQSERLATLRGLFKFKETTPIDISEVESRESIVKHFVAGAMSLGSLSPEAHETIAIAMNSVGAMSNCGEGGEDPDRNTPGPNGEIRSSAIRQIASGRFGVTIDYLRHAKDLQIKMAQGAKPGEGGQLPARKVNEFVARVRHSIPNVSLISPPPHHDIYSIEDLAQLIYDLHNSNPKARVSVKLVSEVGVGTIAAGVAKAHANVVLISGHDGGTGASPLTSIKHAGLPWELGIAEAEQTLVLNNLRGRVKLQVDGQLKTGRDVVIGALLGAEEFGFATNLLVSLGCIMDRRCHTNQCPMGLATQDPELRKHFKGKPEYVKNFLFFIADEVREILASLGLKSLHEACGRSDLLDVNHAIEFYKAKHLDFSKVFQTVEGCKSYDENYVPEELVNFDRREILPFVQDSFKEGKSVELCAMIHNTDRTVGTETSGYVDDFYGAKGLPEDTIKIHLQGVAGQSFGAFLAPGVTLDLEGEVNDFMAKGLSGGKIIVRPPHNATFKAEDNVIAGNVIGYGGTSGKVFINGLAGERFGIRNSGMLLVSEGVGDHGCEYMTGGRVVVLGRVGVNFAAGMTGGLAYVYDETGHFDLSCNVDSVDLESVLPGTESEKELLDIIKQHVEATGSAKGKRILEDWNDARPKFVKVFPVEYRHALAMHTQK comes from the coding sequence ATGCAAGCACAAGCTCTTTATGATCCAGCCAACGAACATGACGCCTGCGGCGTCGGCTTGGTCGCCAATATAAATAATATCGCTTCTCACCAGATTGTTGTCCAGGGTATCACCGTCTTAAAGCGCCTCCTCCATCGTGGTGCAACGGGTGGCGATCCGGAAACGGGTGATGGTGCCGGCCTTTTGCTTTCGATGCCGCACAAGTTCTTCCACAAAATCTACAACGATCTTCCGACCCGTTACGGCGTGGCGATGATCTTTGTCGAAAATACGGTGGCAGCCGATTCTGCCGATGCAGAAATTGAAAAGCTCGCTGCTGCTGAAGGTGCTCCGGTCGTCAAGATTCGTGAAGTTCCGGTGGACCCGTCCGCTATCGGTCACACGGCTCGCGAAACGCTCCCGCATATCCGTCAGTACATTTTTGACGGTTCCAAGTTCGAATCGAACGAAGCATTCGAAATCAAGTTGTTTGTGCTTCGTCGCTTAATCGAAAAGTCTGTCAAGAACCTCTACATCTGCTCTTGCAGCTCCAAGACGATTGTTTATAAAGGCCTTTTGCTTGCAACGCAGATCGAAGGCTTTTACAAGGATTTGAAGGATAACGATTTCGAAAGTGCTATCGCGCTTGTCCACCAGCGTTATTCGACCAACACGTTCCCGACCTGGCCTTTGGCCCATCCGTTCCGCTACCTCGCTCACAACGGCGAAATCAACACGCTCCGCGGAAACTTGAATAGCCTCAAAGCTCGTGAACCGTACCTCAAGAGCGACCGCATTGGCGAAGATTTGCAGAAGTGCTTGCCGCTGATTGCCGCAGGCCAAAGCGACTCCGCTAGCCTCGACAACATGTTTGAACTTTTGGTGGCCGCTGGCCGTAGCCTCCCGCATGCGATGCTCATGATGATGCCGCAGGCTTGGGGTGCAAAGCATTACCTCGGCCGCGATGTGCGTGGTTTCTTCGAATACGAATCCATGTTGATGGAACCGTGGGATGGTCCGGCAGCTGTCGCATTCTCCGACGGCGTGAACGCTGGTGCCATTTTGGACCGCAACGGTCTCCGTCCGGCACGTTACACTTTATGTAAAGACGGTTTGTTTGTCATGGCATCCGAAACGGGTGTGCTCGACATCGACGACGACCAGGTTGAAGAAAAGGGTCGTTTAAAACCGGGTGAAATCATTTACCTCGATATTGAAAACCACCGCATCTTGAAGAATGCGGAAATGAAGGCTCTCGTCGCCCGCAGCAAGCCGTACCGCCGCTGGGTTGCCGAAAACAAGATGAGCGTTCGCGGCCTCTTCAGCGAAATCAATCCGTCTGACGTTCCTGCCGATTTGCTCATCCAGCAGAAGCGTTTTGGTTACTCTGCCGAAGATTTGAGCGTAATTTTGCAGCCGATGGCAAAGACGGGCGCAGAACCGCTCGGTTCCATGGGTAACGACGCCGCTCTCGCCGTGCTTTCTGACAAGCCGCAGCCGCTGTTCAACTACTTCAAGCAGCTGTTCGCCCAGGTGACGAACCCGCCGATTGACCCGATTCGTGAAGAACTCGTGATGAGCCTTACGACCTACATCGGTAACCACGGCAACATTCTCGAAGAAACACCGGAACAGGCTCACCTCATCAAGATTCCGCGTCCGGTCGTGACCGAAGACGAAATCCGCCGTTTCGAAAACATCGGCGACAAGAGCTTTACCGCCAAGGTGCTCAAGATGCAGTTCCCGATTGGCGGCAATGGCGAAGTTCTCGAAGAAGCTTTGCAGAAGCTCGCTGGCGATGCTATCCGCGCCGTGCAGGATGGCTTCAACATCATCGTCCTTTCCGATAAGAACGTGGATTGGGGCTATGTCCCGATGCCGTCGCTTTTGGCAACCGCTTGCGTGAACCGCTCGCTCGTCGAAGCTGGCGTCCGCCCGGAAATCGGTTTGATTGTGCAGTCTGGTGAAGTTCGCGAAGTCATGCATTTTGCCCTTTTGCTCGGTTACGGTGCAACGGTCATCAACCCGTATCTCGCTCTCGAAAGCATCACGAACATGTGCCATACCGGCGAAATCAATGTGGATCCGGTCACGGCAGCAGCCAACTACATCAAGGCTGTGGACAAGGGCCTCTTGAAAATCATGTCCAAGATGGGTATCTCTACGCTCCGCAGCTACCGCAGCGCCCAGATTTTCGAAGCCGTCGGTCTCAACCGCGAATTTATCGACAAGTACCTCCCGGGTACCGCAAGCCGTATCGAAGGTATCGGCCTCAAGGAAATCGCTCAGGAAATTGACGCTCGTTGCCATATCGCTCTTGCCGACGCTAGCAGCGTCCTCAAGGAAGGCGGTCAGTACCGCTATCGCAGCGAAGGCGAACGCCACTTGTGGACTCCGCAGTCTATCGCAGCATTCCGCCAGGCGGTGCAGATGGGCGATTACGAAAAGTTCAAAGCTTACTCCAAGCTCATTGACGATCAGTCCGAACGCCTCGCAACGCTCCGCGGTCTCTTCAAGTTCAAGGAAACGACTCCGATTGACATTTCCGAAGTCGAATCTCGTGAAAGCATCGTCAAGCACTTTGTCGCTGGCGCTATGAGCCTTGGCTCCTTGAGCCCGGAAGCTCACGAAACAATCGCTATCGCCATGAACAGCGTGGGTGCCATGAGCAACTGCGGTGAAGGTGGTGAAGACCCGGATCGCAATACTCCGGGGCCGAACGGTGAAATCCGCAGCTCTGCTATTCGCCAGATCGCTTCTGGTCGTTTCGGTGTGACAATTGACTATCTCCGTCACGCTAAGGATTTGCAAATCAAGATGGCTCAGGGTGCAAAGCCGGGTGAAGGTGGTCAGCTCCCTGCTCGCAAGGTGAACGAATTTGTGGCCCGAGTGCGTCACTCTATCCCGAACGTGTCGCTCATTTCTCCGCCGCCGCACCACGATATTTACTCCATCGAAGACTTGGCTCAGCTCATTTACGACTTGCACAACTCCAACCCGAAGGCTCGTGTTTCTGTGAAGCTCGTGTCCGAAGTCGGTGTCGGTACGATTGCAGCCGGTGTTGCCAAGGCTCACGCAAACGTCGTTCTCATCTCTGGTCACGATGGCGGTACGGGCGCATCTCCGCTCACTTCCATTAAGCATGCCGGTCTCCCGTGGGAACTTGGTATTGCGGAAGCGGAACAGACTCTCGTTTTGAACAATCTCCGTGGCCGCGTGAAGCTCCAGGTCGATGGTCAGCTCAAGACCGGTCGTGACGTTGTGATTGGCGCTCTCCTCGGTGCCGAAGAATTTGGCTTTGCCACGAACTTGCTCGTATCGCTCGGCTGCATTATGGACCGCCGCTGCCATACGAACCAGTGCCCGATGGGCCTTGCCACGCAGGATCCGGAACTCCGCAAGCACTTCAAGGGCAAGCCGGAATACGTCAAGAACTTCTTGTTCTTCATCGCTGACGAAGTCCGTGAAATCCTTGCAAGCCTCGGTCTCAAGAGCCTCCATGAAGCCTGCGGCCGTAGCGACTTGCTCGACGTGAACCACGCTATTGAATTCTACAAGGCAAAGCACCTCGACTTCAGCAAGGTCTTCCAGACTGTTGAAGGCTGCAAGTCTTACGACGAAAATTACGTTCCTGAAGAACTTGTCAACTTTGACCGCCGCGAAATTCTCCCGTTCGTGCAGGATTCCTTCAAGGAAGGCAAATCGGTTGAACTTTGCGCTATGATCCACAACACGGACCGTACGGTCGGTACAGAAACTTCTGGCTACGTGGATGACTTCTACGGTGCAAAGGGTCTCCCGGAAGATACGATCAAGATTCATTTGCAGGGTGTTGCTGGCCAGAGCTTCGGTGCATTCCTCGCTCCGGGTGTTACGCTTGACCTCGAAGGTGAAGTCAACGACTTTATGGCAAAGGGACTCAGCGGTGGTAAGATTATCGTTCGCCCGCCGCACAACGCAACGTTCAAGGCCGAAGACAACGTCATCGCTGGTAACGTCATCGGTTACGGTGGCACGAGCGGTAAGGTGTTCATCAACGGTCTCGCTGGCGAACGCTTCGGTATCCGTAACTCCGGTATGCTCCTCGTTTCTGAAGGCGTTGGTGACCATGGTTGCGAATACATGACGGGTGGTCGCGTGGTCGTGCTCGGTCGCGTGGGCGTGAACTTCGCTGCCGGTATGACGGGTGGTCTCGCTTACGTCTACGACGAAACGGGTCACTTTGACTTGAGCTGCAACGTGGATTCTGTGGACCTTGAAAGCGTGCTTCCGGGTACGGAAAGCGAAAAGGAACTCCTCGACATCATCAAGCAGCACGTCGAAGCTACGGGTTCTGCAAAGGGCAAGCGCATTCTCGAAGACTGGAATGATGCCCGTCCGAAATTTGTAAAGGTATTCCCGGTTGAATACCGTCACGCTTTAGCTATGCACACTCAGAAGTAA